Below is a window of Plutella xylostella chromosome 15, ilPluXylo3.1, whole genome shotgun sequence DNA.
AGGGATACTGCAAAGGATTGATGATGAACTTATAAGTATAGCGGAAAGTAtgggtcttggtcttggtttGTTAAGCTTGGGTCTCTAAGTTTTAATACATGCATAATGCTCACGAATGTAATCCTCGAAAGGGTAGTGATAGGCGACTCTCAAGCGAGCTACCAActtttttgaatgagtacaatacacttaggatacacatccaGAATCTAGATGTccggtttcctcacaatgttttcGTTCACCGTAAGAGAACATGGTATAATTGGTTTAAGTACCAATTACACTTATTGCATTGCTTATTTtatgataggtacctatatcaaataatataataatttcatgAATTCACCAATAACAGAACACACACTTTACAATTTTAGACAGTGGAGATAATACCATAATACAATAGGCAGTCATATAATAACGGATCAAATAGATGAAACAAACGTAAAAGCATTACGTATAAAAGGATTatcaaatattaattatatctaGCTTTAGCATATATTATCATCATGAAACATTGAGTGCAAATTACACATAACTAATTACTAAGCACCATTTGGTACTAAGTCTTCCATAATAGAAACGCATGAATTGATAATTTCTCCATCATTGACTTAGTCAAATTAACCTCACTAGGTCAACCGATGACcactggaccgacgaccttaggcctTAGATTGGTAACTAAGTATAGGTAATAGTAATGGCTGGATGAGGGAAGCCGGGAAGATTCACAAGACTTATTGGGAGAGAGATTGGATTATAGTTTGGCTGACGATGTCATCGTGTCAACTCGAAGTGCTTGGTGCAACCAGTAGGTTACTCTGAATAAGTATGCGGTGATGAAGAATGACTCCGCTACCTTCAAAGGATTAAGAATCTTATTTACAGGCCGGCAGCTCACTTCTATTCTGTAGTATGGCAGTTATAAACTGTATGAAGAGGTTCTAAAGCTGGGAATCAAGGGATCCGATCGCGCGCGGCAAGAAATGTTCATTTATATACAAAAGGTGCATGCGATCGTCTAATGGATCGCCTGATGTATGATGTAAGGTGCTTAGGTATATCCGGCTAAAATAGAACTCACATTGCTGACAGCACTCGATGCCATCCTTCTGCTGGCGCGGACAAAGCCCGGGGGTGCTGAGCGCCGCGCCCGGGCCGGGCAGTCCGCCAGGGCCGTGCAGAACCCCCCGCCTGTGACGCAGGGCGGCTCCTGACAGATATGAACAGATACTCACACTGCTGACAGCACTCGATGCCGTCCCGCTGCTGGCGGGGACACAGCGGTGCAGTACCCTCCGTCACTGATGCAGGGCGGCTCCTGACTAATAtgaacaaacactcacactgCTGACAGCACTCGATGCCGTCCCGCTGCTGGCGGGGACACAGCCCGGGGGTGCCCAGCAACGCGCCCGCCGGGCAGTCCGCCAGGGTCGTGCAGAACCCCCCGGCGGTGACGCAGGGCGGCTCCTGGCGGATGGCGTCCAGCTTGCGGACTGTAAGGGGGAGAATTGGTTTTCGTAACGTGCAAGTATCTACGTAtgtaaaaacaaaacgaaaatcggttAAGCCGTTTGAGAGCTAcactaccacagacagattcTCAGTACACAGATACGTTAAACTGACCCGTCGGGGGTTAATTAACCTTATCGTAAATAGAACCAGCATTTAAGCAGTAGGTTtcttaaagaaagaaaacagTGTTTTGCTTCAAAGGAGGTAAGGAATGATAATTCTAACAAAGTTTATCTAAATTGGGTACGCACTTCAAAATATGACCGCAGCGGTTAATTGTTGTAggagtaaattttataatccattattaaataaatctcCTTTAAATTAAGGTAAAGCATACCTACCATATGGCTCTATAAATTCCACTACACCTACCTTTTTTGCCATTCGACCCTCAGCCCAAAAGGTCACTCAAACTGAGAGAAGACAAAGGGATATTTGGGCGAtcattaatacatttaaaGCAATTCATTACTATTAATTGGCAATACTTAGACCCTCTGAGGGAATTTAATCTATTTTATGAGGTGTCGTGATTGAGTCATTAAAGTCACTGAGGAGTGATTACGAGGATTGATTACTAACCAGAACTCAAATGCAACCTGCTTGGATAAGCAAAGATTACaacatataattaattatatgttttattttgctaGATTTTGCGGGAATTTTGAGGTTGTTCAGACTTCCACTTAACTTTGCCTTAGGTTGTAGAAACACAATATAGAAAAACTGGATGCAACAATGCACCTAGATAGTAGTAGATAAGTACAGTAGTTACTATTAGTTAGTTGGTGTGATCGAGTTTGTTAAGTATACATAGTATAGAGTCCTTTTTGCCGATATAGTATCTAGATGACCATCTTGCGATAGAGCAAGAAAATCTCCAAGAGTATTTGAAACTAGCTTTTCCGCGCTATTAGTTGTTGAAAAACATCTAGTATACTTACTGGAATTGGTACTGTATATACTTACGTAGTTTCAGAGCCTATCAatgcaaacaaacaaatacatattttctctttattatacctaatattgGTCTAGACATAGACGAAACAATAAACTCACAGTCTTCATCCTTTTGTCGATCCCGCGTGTTGGTTATCTTCCCGCTCACAAAGTCAAGGCACAATAACGTTAGTAAATAAAACGAAACCACTGAACTAATTTTTAAGTTTGCAGAAATTGCGCCCATTTTTCTCGTGCGTTCTTCTTCTATAATGTCACGCTTCACAATGGAAAGGAAAAACCAGGGTACCTGCAGTTGTAACTTTATATAGAACGCTATTGTATAACTTTATGTGATCTGTTTTTTAAACAGTTAAGAATGGTCTTCTTCAGAAAACCTGTTTGTATTTTAACTGTTTGGAATTTGgtctgataatattttataataaaataagtcatTGATTTCCGTATTTAATGATATAACAGGTTCCCACACTATGTTTACTTACCGATCAATAAAGCAAGTTAATTAATGTAACAATGTAaacaaagtaataattaatataatattctatattatttttattctactCCTTCTAAAACGGTAAGTAATTATGGTTTTTTATTATCACCTTTCTTTCTTATAATCTGAGGAAGAAATactttgatatttatttacttatctgtAGTTAATTAACAACTGAGAAAAAAGTTGTTACCCTTTGCCCCACGACGCCACAATACTGTACCGCTTCGGGgataaataacaacaataacaTTCACGAACACGACTGATTACAAAAACGCAGCCAATAGTCCAACtcacggataacctcatttcgaTTCAGTGAACCAAATTGCTGTGCAAATATCGGTGCGTACTCCCGGGTCGTATCGCGTCGCACATACTGAGTGCACTGCACACACACACCGCGAGCTATGAGCTAATCATTACTTTGCCCTGTGTGTTTTGTCATCGGTTCCGCTAGTAGACAGGTAGAGGCTGAAAGGGATATTCGTACTGGGTTTTAGGATTGGTAGTTGTGAAAGGATCACTGCTGATTAGTGATTAGGTGTTTAGAatcgtaggtaagtattcggtttcaaattattatatggAGGACTTGATCTTAGGGCTATGTTGGTGCTCCGAAACATGGTAGGTCAAACCATAAGTAGGATCGTTAATCATTAAAACTGAAATAGTTTTTCATATTCAAGGCATTTATTTGTGTCAATCATACAGAAGCAAGTCATCTCAaaatttattctattttattggGCGTACAAATAGTAACTCTACCCCGTGCCTCCATCTGTTCTAGCAAGTCAAACAGTCCAACCATACCCTGGAATACTACCGACTTCATACAAGTCATCATTTTATATGGCACATGGCTATAACAGACAGCAGTACGGAGAGAGCAGCCCGAATATCTTTCACACCAATAGCCTCTGTATCATTACTGTAGCGTATAACTATTGTAGTAGGTATCCTAGTTTCCTCTAATATCCTCTGACTCATTACTGTAGCGTATAATTGTTGTAGTATCCCAGTCTCCTCAGGTTGTCGGCCGCGGCCTGCCTGTCGGCCTCGG
It encodes the following:
- the LOC119691272 gene encoding U-scoloptoxin(19)-Sm1a, whose product is MGAISANLKISSVVSFYLLTLLCLDFVSGKITNTRDRQKDEDFRKLDAIRQEPPCVTAGGFCTTLADCPAGALLGTPGLCPRQQRDGIECCQQLSLKETRCRRHGGRCVPLDEACRPQLGYLGATDCPEDTRCCILTR